The Polymorphobacter megasporae genome window below encodes:
- a CDS encoding FtsW/RodA/SpoVE family cell cycle protein, with the protein MKHLSRNDRSTLGRWFWTIDKPLLTLVLLLIGLGVIAVAAASPVAARRYSGGNFHVDDLFYLKRQIMWVLAGVPLMLGVSMLPMTWAKRVAIGGTIGFLVMLFAVPFVGSEVNGAVRWINLPGFQLQPSEFLKPLFIVTTAWLLAARFDDRTLPTMQLSFGLLVVISALLIKQPDFGQTALFAAVWAAQAILAGMSVMVIGGLACFAVAGMGVAYLTSTHVAERIDHFVKGTGDTYQIDRALDCFKAGGLFGAGPGEGQMKFRLPEAQTDYIFSVIGEEFGAIACFMLAVLYLAIVVRVLLQLLDEEEPFVFLAAAGLAIQFGLQAAINMAVNLALLPSKGMTLPFVSHGGSSFLALSIGMGLLLALTRRNPYLKASPYAAAARAA; encoded by the coding sequence GTGAAGCATCTGTCGCGCAACGACCGCTCGACCCTCGGCCGCTGGTTCTGGACGATCGACAAGCCGCTGCTGACATTGGTGCTGCTGCTGATCGGCCTCGGCGTGATCGCCGTCGCCGCCGCCTCGCCCGTTGCCGCGCGCCGCTATTCGGGGGGTAATTTCCACGTCGACGACCTGTTCTACCTCAAGCGTCAGATCATGTGGGTCCTCGCGGGCGTGCCGTTGATGCTTGGCGTTTCGATGCTGCCGATGACGTGGGCGAAGCGTGTCGCGATCGGCGGCACGATCGGCTTTCTGGTCATGCTGTTCGCCGTTCCCTTTGTCGGCAGCGAGGTCAACGGCGCGGTCCGGTGGATCAACCTGCCGGGGTTCCAGCTTCAGCCGTCCGAGTTCCTCAAGCCGCTGTTCATCGTCACCACCGCGTGGCTGCTTGCGGCGCGCTTCGACGACCGGACGCTGCCGACGATGCAGTTGTCGTTCGGGCTTCTCGTCGTCATCTCGGCATTGCTGATCAAGCAGCCCGACTTCGGCCAGACGGCGTTGTTCGCCGCGGTCTGGGCGGCGCAGGCGATCCTCGCCGGCATGAGCGTGATGGTCATCGGCGGGCTCGCGTGTTTTGCGGTTGCCGGGATGGGCGTCGCGTATCTGACGTCGACCCACGTCGCCGAACGGATCGACCATTTCGTCAAAGGCACCGGCGACACCTACCAGATCGACCGCGCGCTCGACTGCTTCAAGGCGGGCGGGCTGTTCGGCGCAGGACCGGGCGAGGGGCAGATGAAATTCCGATTGCCCGAGGCGCAGACCGACTATATCTTCTCGGTGATCGGCGAGGAGTTCGGCGCGATCGCCTGCTTCATGCTCGCGGTGCTGTACCTCGCGATCGTCGTCCGCGTCCTCCTCCAGCTGCTCGACGAGGAGGAGCCGTTCGTCTTCCTCGCCGCCGCCGGCCTCGCGATCCAGTTCGGCCTGCAGGCGGCGATCAACATGGCGGTCAACCTCGCGCTGCTGCCGTCGAAGGGGATGACGTTGCCGTTCGTCAGCCACGGCGGCTCGTCGTTTCTCGCGCTGTCGATCGGCATGGGGCTGCTCCTCGCGCTGACCCGCCGTAATCCGTACCTCAAGGCGTCGCCGTACGCGGCGGCGGCGCGGGCGGCATGA
- a CDS encoding UDP-N-acetylglucosamine--N-acetylmuramyl-(pentapeptide) pyrophosphoryl-undecaprenol N-acetylglucosamine transferase: MTRHYVVAAGGTGGHMVPAHVLAGELIARGHRVTLMTDARGLRFPGLFDGVATRIVESAVLGGKNPLGWVRMLAKVWRGRGEAKAFFLAEHVAAVVGFGGYPSLPPLLAAIGLKRPAVLHEQNAVLGRVNRLLAGPATRIALSFEPTQRLAPRYGPKTVFTGLPVRADIAAIGAAPYPSTDGVIEIFVTGGSQGATILSRVVPAAIGRLPHDLRARLRVTQQCRPEDIAAVRALYVDQGTTAVLETYFADFAARLAASHLVITRSGASTMAELAAAGRPAILVPFAAATDDHQAANAATFVAAGAGPMLREADFTPNAVAAAIVSLLTTPGALAKAAQAAKSVGHPDAGAKLADLATSLGTQT, translated from the coding sequence ATGACCCGCCACTACGTCGTCGCAGCGGGCGGGACCGGCGGCCACATGGTCCCGGCGCACGTCCTTGCGGGCGAGCTGATTGCGCGCGGCCACCGGGTCACGCTGATGACCGACGCGCGCGGGCTTCGCTTCCCCGGGCTGTTCGATGGCGTGGCCACGCGGATCGTCGAGTCTGCGGTGCTCGGTGGGAAGAACCCGCTCGGCTGGGTGCGGATGCTGGCGAAGGTCTGGCGCGGACGGGGCGAGGCGAAAGCGTTCTTCCTTGCCGAGCACGTCGCCGCGGTTGTCGGCTTCGGCGGCTATCCGTCGCTGCCGCCGTTGCTTGCGGCGATCGGGCTCAAGCGCCCGGCGGTGCTCCACGAACAGAATGCGGTCCTCGGCCGGGTCAACCGGCTGCTTGCGGGGCCGGCGACGCGGATCGCGCTGAGCTTCGAACCGACGCAGCGGCTCGCGCCAAGGTACGGACCGAAGACCGTCTTCACCGGCCTCCCCGTCCGCGCCGACATCGCCGCGATCGGCGCCGCGCCGTATCCCTCCACCGACGGCGTCATCGAAATCTTCGTCACCGGCGGGAGCCAAGGCGCAACGATCCTGTCACGCGTCGTCCCCGCCGCGATCGGGCGGCTGCCGCACGATTTGCGTGCGCGGCTTCGCGTAACGCAGCAGTGCCGGCCCGAGGACATCGCCGCCGTCCGCGCGCTTTACGTCGATCAGGGGACGACCGCAGTGCTCGAAACCTACTTCGCCGATTTCGCCGCCCGGCTCGCCGCGTCGCACCTCGTCATCACCCGGTCGGGCGCGTCGACGATGGCCGAACTTGCCGCTGCGGGGCGTCCCGCGATCCTCGTCCCCTTCGCCGCCGCGACCGACGACCACCAGGCCGCCAACGCCGCGACCTTCGTTGCCGCCGGGGCCGGGCCGATGCTGCGCGAGGCCGATTTCACCCCCAACGCCGTCGCCGCGGCGATTGTTTCGCTGCTGACGACTCCGGGGGCGTTGGCAAAGGCGGCACAAGCGGCCAAGAGCGTCGGTCATCCCGACGCCGGCGCAAAGCTCGCCGACCTCGCGACCAGCCTTGGAACACAGACATGA
- the murC gene encoding UDP-N-acetylmuramate--L-alanine ligase, which translates to MTGIAREIGTIHFIGIGGIGMSGIAEVMHNLGYTVQGSDVAEGYVIEGLRDRGIHVMIGHDAANLGDAAVVVTSTAIKRANPEVEAAIERRIPIVRRAEMLAELMRLKSTVAIAGTHGKTTTTSMIAALLDAGGMDPTVINGGIINTYGSNARLGAGEWMVVEADESDGSFLRLHGTIGVVTNIDPEHLDHYGSFDRVRDAFVEFIEHVPFYGAGILCLDHPEVQAMLPKVQDRRIITYGFSAQADVRGENVTPVPGGNSFTAVVRDRAGNERRIEPLHLPMPGRHNVQNALAAVAVAVELGISDAAITTGFARFGGVKRRFTKVGEVGGVAIIDDYGHHPVEIRAVLSAAREGAQGRVIAVVQPHRFTRLQSLMTEFQTAFNDADMVIVAPVYAAGEAPIEGVDADALAVGLKRAGHRSVATTTGAADLAEQLAGLIQPGDMVVCLGAGDITKWAAGLAAAITPLLPSPLEGQGQVASFAQPGRGGG; encoded by the coding sequence ATGACCGGAATCGCCCGCGAGATCGGCACGATCCACTTCATCGGCATCGGCGGCATCGGCATGTCGGGCATCGCCGAGGTGATGCACAATCTCGGCTACACCGTGCAGGGGTCCGACGTCGCCGAGGGCTATGTCATCGAGGGGCTGCGCGACCGCGGCATCCACGTGATGATCGGCCACGATGCAGCGAACCTCGGCGATGCTGCGGTCGTCGTCACCTCGACCGCGATCAAGCGCGCCAACCCCGAGGTTGAGGCGGCGATCGAGCGGCGCATCCCGATCGTCCGCCGCGCCGAAATGCTCGCCGAGCTGATGCGGTTGAAGTCGACCGTCGCGATTGCCGGCACCCACGGCAAGACGACGACGACGTCGATGATCGCGGCGTTGCTCGATGCGGGCGGCATGGACCCGACGGTGATCAACGGCGGCATCATCAACACCTATGGCTCGAACGCACGCCTTGGCGCGGGCGAATGGATGGTCGTCGAGGCCGACGAATCTGACGGCAGTTTCTTGCGACTCCACGGCACGATCGGCGTCGTCACCAACATCGACCCCGAACATCTCGACCACTACGGCAGCTTCGACCGGGTGCGCGACGCCTTTGTCGAGTTCATCGAGCACGTCCCCTTTTATGGTGCGGGGATCCTGTGCCTCGACCATCCCGAGGTCCAGGCGATGCTGCCCAAGGTCCAGGACCGGCGGATCATCACCTACGGCTTTTCGGCGCAGGCCGACGTCCGCGGCGAGAATGTCACCCCGGTGCCCGGCGGCAACAGCTTCACCGCCGTCGTCCGCGACCGCGCGGGCAACGAGCGCCGGATCGAGCCGCTGCACCTGCCGATGCCGGGCCGCCACAATGTCCAGAATGCCCTTGCCGCAGTCGCGGTCGCGGTCGAACTCGGGATCAGCGACGCCGCGATCACGACCGGCTTCGCGCGCTTCGGCGGGGTCAAGCGGCGCTTCACCAAGGTCGGGGAAGTAGGCGGGGTCGCGATCATCGACGACTACGGCCACCACCCGGTCGAAATCCGCGCGGTGCTGTCGGCGGCACGCGAAGGCGCGCAGGGCCGGGTCATCGCCGTCGTCCAGCCGCACCGCTTCACGCGGCTCCAGTCCCTGATGACCGAGTTCCAGACCGCGTTCAACGACGCCGACATGGTCATCGTTGCGCCGGTCTATGCCGCGGGCGAAGCGCCGATCGAGGGGGTCGACGCCGATGCGCTCGCGGTCGGGTTAAAGCGCGCGGGGCACCGGTCGGTCGCGACGACGACGGGGGCGGCCGATCTGGCGGAGCAGCTCGCGGGGCTCATCCAGCCCGGGGATATGGTGGTTTGTCTCGGCGCGGGGGACATCACGAAATGGGCGGCTGGATTGGCCGCTGCGATCACGCCTCTGCTTCCCTCCCCCCTCGAAGGGCAGGGACAGGTTGCGTCCTTCGCGCAACCGGGGAGAGGGGGCGGATGA
- the murB gene encoding UDP-N-acetylmuramate dehydrogenase, whose product MSALGTHPHPGVQGHACPSPSRGEGFRGTIEPHGSLADFIWFRTGGPAERLVRPADLDDLRGYLADLPDDVPVMAVGVGSNLIVRDGGVHGAVVRLPKSFAAVTIDGDTVRAGAAAMGITVASAARDAGLAGLEFLRGIPGTVGGAVRMNAGAYGRDVSDCLIEATVVARDGSIATVAATDLGFDYRHSALPADSIVVSATFRTTPGDRATIAAEMDRIAAEREASQPLRSRTGGSTFRNPDGDKAWRLIDAAGCRGLRHGGAQVSEKHTNFLINTGDATSADIEALGEEVRTRVLAHSGVDLHWEIARVGRPVEQRP is encoded by the coding sequence ATGAGCGCGCTCGGCACTCACCCTCACCCTGGCGTGCAAGGGCACGCCTGTCCCTCTCCCTCAAGGGGAGAGGGATTTCGCGGCACGATCGAGCCGCACGGCTCGCTCGCAGATTTCATCTGGTTCCGCACCGGCGGCCCGGCAGAACGGCTCGTCCGCCCCGCCGACCTCGACGATCTGCGCGGCTATCTCGCCGACCTCCCGGACGACGTGCCGGTGATGGCGGTCGGGGTCGGATCGAACCTCATCGTCCGCGACGGCGGCGTGCACGGGGCGGTCGTCCGCTTGCCGAAGTCGTTCGCCGCCGTGACCATCGACGGCGACACCGTCCGCGCGGGAGCCGCAGCGATGGGAATTACCGTCGCCAGCGCCGCGCGCGACGCCGGGCTGGCGGGACTCGAATTTCTCCGGGGCATCCCCGGCACCGTCGGCGGCGCAGTACGGATGAATGCCGGAGCTTATGGCCGCGACGTGTCCGACTGCCTGATCGAGGCGACCGTCGTCGCGCGGGACGGCTCGATCGCGACAGTCGCGGCGACAGACCTCGGATTCGACTATCGTCACTCCGCGCTCCCCGCCGACAGCATCGTCGTCAGCGCCACGTTTCGTACCACCCCCGGCGACCGCGCGACGATTGCCGCCGAGATGGACCGGATCGCCGCCGAACGCGAGGCGTCGCAGCCGCTGCGTTCGCGTACCGGCGGCTCGACCTTCCGCAATCCCGACGGCGACAAGGCGTGGCGGCTAATTGATGCCGCCGGGTGCCGGGGACTCCGCCACGGTGGCGCGCAGGTCAGCGAGAAGCACACCAATTTCCTGATCAACACCGGCGACGCGACGAGCGCCGATATCGAAGCGCTCGGCGAGGAGGTTCGCACGCGCGTCCTCGCGCACAGCGGAGTCGACCTCCACTGGGAAATCGCCCGGGTTGGCCGGCCTGTCGAGCAGCGGCCATGA
- a CDS encoding D-alanine--D-alanine ligase has protein sequence MKVAVLMGGWSAEREVSLTSGGGIAAALEHLGHEVVTIDMGRDVAARLAAAAPDVVFNALHGTPGEDGSVQGMLDLMGLKYTHSGLRTSAIAIDKVLTKAVLVPLGIPMPGGRVVTSASLHDGDPLPRPYVLKPVNEGSSVGVAIVTDASNYGNPIARDVPGPWGEFDELLAEPFIAGRELTTAVLDGPGGPWALAVTELTTAQGFYDYEAKYSEGRTVHHCPADLPDDITAAALDIAVRAHVALGCRGTSRSDFRWDPSQGVGGLYLLEVNTQPGMTALSLVPEQARYRGIDYDALVARILASAA, from the coding sequence ATGAAGGTCGCGGTCCTGATGGGCGGCTGGTCCGCCGAGCGCGAGGTGTCGCTGACCTCGGGCGGGGGCATTGCCGCCGCGCTCGAACACCTCGGCCACGAGGTCGTCACGATCGACATGGGCCGCGACGTCGCCGCGCGGCTTGCCGCTGCGGCTCCCGATGTCGTGTTCAACGCCCTCCACGGCACGCCGGGCGAGGATGGCAGCGTGCAGGGGATGCTCGACCTGATGGGGCTCAAATACACCCATTCGGGGTTGCGGACGTCGGCGATCGCGATCGACAAGGTGTTGACCAAGGCGGTACTCGTGCCGCTGGGCATCCCGATGCCGGGCGGGCGCGTCGTCACCTCGGCGAGCCTCCACGACGGCGACCCGCTGCCGCGCCCCTACGTCCTCAAGCCGGTCAACGAAGGGTCGAGTGTCGGCGTCGCGATCGTCACCGACGCCTCGAACTACGGCAACCCGATCGCACGCGACGTGCCGGGGCCGTGGGGTGAGTTCGACGAACTCCTCGCCGAGCCGTTCATCGCCGGGCGCGAACTCACCACCGCAGTGCTTGACGGGCCCGGCGGCCCATGGGCGTTGGCGGTGACCGAGTTGACCACCGCGCAGGGCTTCTACGACTATGAGGCAAAGTATAGCGAGGGCCGCACCGTCCACCATTGCCCCGCCGATCTGCCCGACGACATCACCGCCGCCGCGCTCGATATCGCCGTCCGCGCGCATGTCGCGCTCGGCTGCCGGGGCACGTCGCGGTCGGACTTCCGCTGGGACCCGTCGCAGGGCGTCGGCGGGCTGTACCTGCTCGAGGTCAACACCCAGCCCGGGATGACTGCGCTCAGCCTCGTCCCCGAACAGGCGCGGTATCGCGGCATCGATTACGATGCGCTCGTCGCGCGTATTCTCGCGAGCGCGGCATGA
- a CDS encoding cell division protein FtsQ/DivIB, with product MTTAVIKRRAPARRPVAKKREPVPMVRVPVAAARLWRHVAAGFLALALVAAAVVAILLHVPERAWLSTAQAASRAGFEVRHVEVHGVANAPRLAVVTAALEGPTNSMLLVDLSAARARLRALSWVADASVARRLPDTLIVDIVERRPVALWQYHHKLAAVDRSGIALTGDHLDRFATLPLIVGAGANEHVDDLLALLGGQPRLAGTVDAATFVGQRRWDLRFKSGETLALPEGALAPAALAKFDALDRKTGMLGKGYVWFDLRQPGQMTVRVAAPVKPDKKKTPNKPVTI from the coding sequence ATGACGACGGCGGTGATCAAGCGCCGTGCCCCCGCGCGCCGTCCGGTGGCGAAGAAGCGCGAGCCGGTGCCGATGGTCCGCGTGCCCGTCGCCGCCGCGCGTTTGTGGCGGCACGTCGCGGCGGGATTCCTCGCGCTCGCGCTGGTCGCCGCTGCGGTCGTCGCGATCCTGCTCCACGTCCCCGAGCGCGCGTGGCTGTCGACCGCGCAAGCCGCGAGCCGTGCCGGGTTCGAGGTCCGTCACGTCGAGGTCCACGGCGTCGCCAACGCCCCCCGGCTCGCGGTCGTCACCGCTGCGCTCGAAGGCCCGACCAACTCGATGCTGCTCGTCGATCTGTCCGCGGCACGCGCTCGTCTCCGGGCGCTGTCGTGGGTCGCCGATGCGAGCGTCGCGCGGCGGCTGCCCGATACGTTGATCGTCGATATCGTCGAGCGCCGCCCGGTCGCTTTGTGGCAGTATCATCACAAGCTCGCGGCGGTCGACCGCAGCGGCATCGCGCTGACCGGCGACCACCTTGACCGCTTCGCCACGCTGCCGCTGATCGTCGGCGCGGGGGCGAACGAGCACGTCGACGACCTGCTGGCCCTGCTCGGCGGCCAGCCGCGCCTCGCTGGGACGGTCGACGCCGCGACCTTCGTCGGCCAACGGCGCTGGGACCTGCGCTTCAAGTCGGGCGAGACGCTCGCGCTCCCCGAGGGCGCGCTCGCACCCGCCGCGCTGGCGAAGTTCGACGCGCTCGACCGCAAGACCGGGATGCTCGGCAAGGGCTATGTCTGGTTCGATCTCCGCCAGCCGGGTCAGATGACGGTGCGCGTCGCGGCACCGGTCAAGCCCGACAAAAAGAAGACGCCGAATAAGCCGGTGACGATTTGA
- the ftsA gene encoding cell division protein FtsA encodes MSTAKPQRGERTVTVLDVGTSKVAALIALIGANGADPRVIGVGQRVCHGVRRGLVADMEKTESAIRAAVDQAERNAGVQAEAVYVNMSAGGLRSEVENVEIDIGGHKISAADMTTLLAAGRARIDPGSRTVLHAQPALYSIDGLTGVQSPVGFHADRLGMDIHIVTADTPPIRNLDLAVRSAHLGVRTMVASPAASSLAVLAAEERELGVALVEIGAGVTNIAVHMMGQLVGVASIAMGAGDITNDIASAFATRRSHAERLKTLHGAAITAQKDNHDIIEVPPISDDDTAEPLRVPKSQIVAVVRHRLDLLFGEVALLLPQMGFTGPQARQVVLTGGGAEIKSIADFAQGVLGKNVRLGRPRGLTGLPDAQSGCAFATLAGLALFAAEDLPDMWNAKPSTASAAKGGKPSGRLQQMVDKLRSSL; translated from the coding sequence TTGAGCACCGCCAAACCGCAGCGCGGCGAACGCACGGTCACCGTCCTCGACGTCGGCACGTCGAAGGTCGCGGCGCTGATCGCGCTGATCGGCGCGAACGGCGCCGACCCGCGCGTCATCGGCGTCGGCCAGCGTGTCTGCCACGGCGTCCGCCGCGGGCTCGTCGCGGACATGGAAAAGACCGAGAGCGCGATCCGCGCCGCGGTCGACCAGGCCGAACGCAACGCCGGGGTCCAGGCCGAGGCGGTCTACGTCAACATGTCGGCGGGCGGCCTACGCAGCGAGGTCGAGAACGTTGAGATCGATATCGGCGGCCACAAGATCTCCGCCGCCGACATGACGACGCTGCTTGCCGCCGGGCGCGCACGGATCGACCCCGGCAGCCGCACCGTCCTCCACGCCCAGCCCGCATTGTATTCGATCGACGGGCTGACCGGAGTGCAAAGCCCGGTCGGGTTCCACGCCGACCGGCTCGGCATGGACATCCACATCGTCACCGCCGACACGCCGCCGATCCGCAACCTCGACCTCGCGGTCCGCAGCGCGCATCTCGGGGTGCGGACGATGGTCGCATCCCCCGCCGCATCGAGCCTCGCGGTCCTCGCCGCCGAAGAGCGCGAGCTGGGTGTCGCGCTTGTCGAGATCGGCGCAGGGGTGACCAACATCGCGGTCCACATGATGGGGCAGCTGGTCGGCGTCGCTTCGATCGCGATGGGCGCTGGCGACATCACCAACGACATCGCCTCGGCATTCGCGACGCGGCGCAGCCATGCCGAGCGGTTGAAGACGCTCCACGGCGCGGCGATCACCGCGCAGAAGGACAATCACGACATCATCGAGGTGCCGCCGATCAGCGACGACGACACTGCCGAGCCGCTCCGCGTGCCCAAGTCGCAGATCGTCGCGGTCGTCCGCCACCGGCTCGACCTGCTGTTCGGCGAGGTCGCGCTGCTGCTGCCGCAGATGGGCTTCACCGGACCACAGGCGCGGCAGGTCGTGCTCACTGGCGGAGGCGCGGAGATCAAGTCGATCGCCGATTTCGCCCAAGGCGTGCTCGGTAAGAACGTCCGTCTCGGCCGCCCGCGCGGGCTGACGGGGCTGCCCGATGCGCAGTCGGGGTGCGCGTTCGCGACGCTTGCGGGCCTCGCTTTGTTCGCTGCCGAAGACCTGCCCGACATGTGGAATGCCAAGCCGTCGACCGCGTCCGCCGCGAAGGGCGGGAAGCCGTCGGGGCGGCTCCAGCAAATGGTCGATAAATTACGTTCTAGCCTGTGA